In a single window of the Elaeis guineensis isolate ETL-2024a chromosome 6, EG11, whole genome shotgun sequence genome:
- the LOC140858622 gene encoding uncharacterized protein yields the protein MEPSEEERSMPPSAYYPEGASALADHNLARRLCQGILLPTDVQSLRSRQVTEMLSRFYPSMVELIFTMSELEAGYRRFGDVRAAFKERSAAAEAERGRLVDQLQESVDREAKLTDEVSRLMAELKSAKKEAKHKGRVVRRLRRERDGATSELQGEREQLRASLEKLAETEEDLSIAQIDAEIARAEAELAKEELAHTEDEARSARESADRAVEDFRASDRYKEEMLESGFASYRVGFEDDQPRLTRIKSGVGQEGSVPVLKLFGAKELHVLGG from the exons atggagccctcggaggaggagagatcaatgccccccagcgcatactaccctgagggtgcgtcggccttggccgaccacaaccttgcgaggaggttgtgccaggggatcctcctccctaccgacgttcagtcgttgcggtctcggcaagtgaccgaaatgctgtcgcggttctacccgtcgatggtggag ttgatcttcaccatgtccgagctggaggccggataccgaaggttcggcgacgttcgggcagccttcaaggaaaggtcggcagcggccgaggccgagagagggagactggtcgaccaactgcaggagtcggtcgaccgggaggccaagttgacggacgaggtctcccggctcatggccgaactaaagtcggccaagaaggaggccaagcacaaaggtcgggtcgtgcgtcgtcttcgacgcgaacgggacggtgccacctccgaactccaaggggaacgcgagcaacttcgggccagcctggagaagctcgcggaaaccgaagaggacttgtccatcgcccaaatcgacgccgaaattgccagggccgaggcggagttggcaaaggaggagctggcccacactgaggacgaggcacggtcggcgagggagtcggccgatcgtgcggttgaggacttccgggcctccgatcggtacaaggaggagatgctcgagtcgggcttcgcctcctaccgggtcgggttcgaggatg ATCAGCCTCGGCTCACCCGAATCAAGAGTGGTGTTGGGCAAGAAGGATCTGTGCCAGTTCTCAAGTTGTTCGGCGCCAAGGAGCTCCATGTCCTCGGCGGGTAA